In Mesorhizobium sp. M9A.F.Ca.ET.002.03.1.2, the DNA window TCCGGTCAACGCCTATCCGCCATCTCCGCTGGAGCGCAGTTTGATTACCGAGCCTATCCAACTCGGAATCCGCGCCCTCGATGGGCTTCTCACCTGCGCGCGGGGGCAGCGCGTCGGCATCTTCGGCGAGCCTGGCGTCGGCAAGTCGAACCTGCTTTCGGATATCGTCAGCGGCACCGACGCAGATGTTGCCGTGGTTGCTCTTGTCGGCGAACGCGGACGTGAAGTGCGCGAATTCATCGAGCGTCAGCTCGGGCCGGAAGGGCTGGCGCGGGCAATCATCGTCGTCGCGACGTCCGACCGGCCGGCGATAGAGCGCGTCAAGGCCGCCCACGTGGCGACCAGCATTGCCGAATATTTTCGCGACCAGGGCAAGCATGTACTGCTGGCAATGGACAACATTACGCGGTTTGCCCGTGCTCAGCGCGAGATTGGGCTCGCTTCAGGCGAGCCGCCGACGCGTCGCGGTTTTCCGTCTTCGCTGTTTGCGGTCCTGCCACGTCTGCTTGAGCGCTCAGGGCCTGGTCGCGACGGTTCCATCACAAGCCTCTACAGCGTTCTTCTGGAAGGCGACGGCACGCTGGATCCGGTCGCCGAAGAAATCCAGGCTCTTCTCGATGGCCATGTCTTCCTGTCCAATGAACTTGCGCAGCGCAATCATTTCCCGGCCATCGACGTGCTGCGCAGCCGGAGCCGCCTTATGGACACGGTGGTGCCATCTGAGCATCGGTCGGACGCCGGCCGCTTACGGGAGCTGCTCGCTCGCTACGCCGACGTCGAATTGCTGCTGCGCGTCGGTGAATACGAAAAGGGCAGCGATGCGGTGGCGGACGAGGCGGTGGCGAAGATCGACACCATCAACGCCTTCCTGCGACAGCCGTCCGCCACATACGAAACCATCGAGAAGACACGCGAACGCATGCGGGGGATCGTCAATGAAAGATCGTGACATAATCGCACGATTGCGCGACCTCAGGCGCCGCGGTGAGAGGCGCGCAAACGAAGCGGTCATAAGGAGATATGCCGCTGCGAACCAGGCCGCCGGGGAAGTTCAGGAGGCGGCTGCCGCGGTTACGGAACACCTCCAGAGCACAGCCGACGCCGAGGATGCAGCGTTCGGTTCGCTTGTTGGACAACCGGTGAAGGCCGCCAGCCTTTATAGGATTCAGGGACAGTTCGAGATCGCCGCCAGGCAAACCGAGCAGCTTCGGGAAAACGAGAAGATGGCTGGCGTCACCGAGCAACGACGGAAAGCGGAGTTATCGGCAGCCCGCAACGATCATCGCGCGAGCATGAAGGCCGTGACGAAGCTGAACGGGCTGTTGGAGCATCTGACCAAGCGCACTGCGCGTCGTCGCCTCGCGCTTGCCGAGCTTTCCGAGGAAGACGAGCGCAGCGCACTGCGCTTGCCTGTAGAACGATAGTCCAATCAGTGATCGTGAATATGGAAATGTGATGCCTCAGGCCTTGGCGTCGGCAAAAAAGAAAGCGCGCATAGGACCGGTGAGACGCGCGGCCACACGCTCGAGCGTTGGCGAGCCGCTGACATTGGAATCTATTACGGCTGCGGAGGTTGAGGCATTGAACGCCTTTTACCGCCGCCGTGCTCCTGCGCAGATCACGATAGCGGGGAAAACCATGGCGGTAGCGGCGGTCTGGCCGGTACCGAACCCTGTGGACCAGCCGCTGTGCACGATTGCGTTCACCGTCGGAGACACGGCGGGCAAATTGCATCTGCCCCTTTCTGTTGCCGAACGGGGTCTTGCCAGGGCCGACGAGCTAGTCGACATAAAACGACTGGCACCCGCTCACGCCGCACTGCTGCTGGAGTCCGTATTCGAAGAAGATCTCGAATGGATCGAGAGCAAGCTGGGCGAGAACATCGCGATCACGTCCATCGAACGAAGAGACACCGTTTTGGATGAAACCGCGTTGGCTTTCGTCCTGACCGGCAAGGACGAAACGATAGACTGCACGTTGAACACGAATAACGCCGGCTTGGTCCTGCGGATCGGCCGCTTTCTCGACGAAATCGGGAAAGCGAAGCTACCGATCCCGGGCGAATTCCCGCTACCGGTCTGCCTTTGGCGTAACGCGCTTACGATCAGCCTCGGCGAGCTT includes these proteins:
- a CDS encoding FliI/YscN family ATPase; translation: MTSPATKIESRLASIVPNLRSGLRDDASRPRKGRVRRVTGTVIHATVEEVRIGEICELVDPGTGRVTKAEVVGLMDEMAILVPLGDLTGLSSLTEVIPTGKAQLVPVGPGLLGRVISALGEPLDGKPLSPDGITGSYPVNAYPPSPLERSLITEPIQLGIRALDGLLTCARGQRVGIFGEPGVGKSNLLSDIVSGTDADVAVVALVGERGREVREFIERQLGPEGLARAIIVVATSDRPAIERVKAAHVATSIAEYFRDQGKHVLLAMDNITRFARAQREIGLASGEPPTRRGFPSSLFAVLPRLLERSGPGRDGSITSLYSVLLEGDGTLDPVAEEIQALLDGHVFLSNELAQRNHFPAIDVLRSRSRLMDTVVPSEHRSDAGRLRELLARYADVELLLRVGEYEKGSDAVADEAVAKIDTINAFLRQPSATYETIEKTRERMRGIVNERS
- the sctQ gene encoding type III secretion system cytoplasmic ring protein SctQ produces the protein MNAFYRRRAPAQITIAGKTMAVAAVWPVPNPVDQPLCTIAFTVGDTAGKLHLPLSVAERGLARADELVDIKRLAPAHAALLLESVFEEDLEWIESKLGENIAITSIERRDTVLDETALAFVLTGKDETIDCTLNTNNAGLVLRIGRFLDEIGKAKLPIPGEFPLPVCLWRNALTISLGELQSLHHDDVVLFDDAEEEGVVALVIAERLYAPAALTAGGPQLLAAPTAIAGSKWEWTMNQNTPPHADQTLEESTLDELPVALAFELGRTAMPLREVRQLAPGAIVPLAHVTEETVDIIANGKRIGRGEIVRIGESLGVRIARMFDNA